The Bacillus carboniphilus genome contains a region encoding:
- a CDS encoding RNA polymerase sigma factor, with the protein MEEDQVIFDTYYSKLLKYCVQITGSYNDAEDLAQESILKVIKAIKHEPTRLITNSFLYTVAKNLWLDMNRKKRVSTSPISDSETEGSYEEASFKTRELLEILAGRLPINYMVVLLLIDVFQFTAKETASVMKSTEGAIRITLNRARKKLHAFGKVDDYLAPPKYKQENQESLLNVFVEAFVKKDPQMIYDSYIQLTQIGIRISTLKLRDGKYYFTVRDRDGNILMLSS; encoded by the coding sequence ATGGAAGAAGACCAAGTGATATTCGATACCTATTACAGTAAACTCTTAAAATACTGTGTTCAAATAACCGGCTCTTATAATGATGCAGAAGACCTGGCACAAGAATCAATATTAAAAGTAATAAAAGCCATCAAACATGAACCAACAAGACTAATAACCAATTCCTTTTTATATACCGTTGCAAAGAACCTTTGGTTGGATATGAATCGTAAAAAACGAGTTTCTACCTCACCTATATCAGATTCAGAAACTGAAGGCTCTTATGAAGAGGCCTCATTCAAAACTCGTGAGCTACTAGAAATTTTAGCAGGGCGCCTACCCATAAATTACATGGTGGTTCTTCTGTTGATAGATGTCTTCCAATTCACTGCTAAAGAAACAGCTAGTGTAATGAAATCAACAGAGGGAGCCATTCGAATAACGCTGAATCGAGCAAGAAAGAAACTACATGCATTCGGTAAGGTGGATGATTACTTAGCTCCCCCAAAGTATAAACAAGAAAATCAAGAATCCCTTCTTAACGTATTTGTGGAGGCTTTTGTGAAGAAGGATCCACAGATGATTTATGATTCATACATTCAATTAACGCAGATAGGTATTAGGATATCAACTTTGAAATTGAGGGATGGAAAGTATTATTTCACAGTCCGAGACAGGGATGGAAATATTTTAATGCTATCTTCATAA
- a CDS encoding VOC family protein: MSESVTKGINTVYLPVSDPHKSALWYEKNLGLRILRPVGEGATQAQIGFPNGQALFLIKTKSKGNANFIEFDGHEQCPVTFEVSNIEHLYSTLSEQGAEMEELEDNEDCGKNFYLYDPDGNKLDIWSGWPIKITINN; encoded by the coding sequence ATGAGTGAATCCGTTACGAAGGGGATCAATACTGTTTATTTACCAGTCTCAGATCCACATAAATCGGCCTTATGGTATGAAAAAAATCTTGGATTAAGGATTCTAAGACCAGTTGGAGAGGGAGCAACACAAGCTCAGATAGGGTTTCCGAACGGTCAAGCGCTGTTCTTAATCAAGACAAAAAGTAAGGGGAACGCAAACTTTATAGAATTTGACGGACATGAGCAATGCCCCGTGACCTTTGAAGTATCAAATATTGAACATTTATATTCCACTCTTTCGGAGCAAGGAGCCGAAATGGAGGAGCTTGAAGACAACGAAGATTGCGGGAAAAATTTCTATCTGTATGATCCTGATGGGAACAAACTAGACATTTGGAGTGGATGGCCAATCAAGATTACGATCAACAACTAA
- the rpsD gene encoding 30S ribosomal protein S4 encodes MARYTGPSWKLSRRLGISLSGTGKELERRPYAPGQHGPNQRKKISEYGLQLQEKQKLRHMYGVTERQFRNLFDRAGKLSGKHGENFMVLLEARLDNLVYRLGLARTRRQARQLVNHGHITVDGSRVDIPSYRVQVGQTIGVREKSRNLDIVKEAIEVNNFVPDFLTFDADKLEGTFTRLPERSELPAEINEALIVEFYSR; translated from the coding sequence ATGGCAAGATATACTGGTCCAAGCTGGAAACTATCACGCCGTCTTGGAATTTCACTAAGCGGTACTGGTAAAGAATTAGAAAGACGCCCATATGCACCTGGACAACACGGTCCAAACCAACGTAAGAAGATCTCTGAATATGGTCTTCAATTACAAGAAAAGCAAAAGCTACGTCATATGTACGGAGTGACTGAGCGTCAATTCCGTAACCTATTTGACAGAGCTGGTAAATTATCAGGTAAGCACGGTGAAAACTTCATGGTTCTTCTTGAAGCTCGCCTTGACAACCTAGTTTACCGTCTTGGCCTTGCACGCACTCGTCGTCAAGCTCGCCAACTTGTAAATCACGGTCACATCACTGTTGATGGAAGCCGCGTTGACATTCCTTCATACCGTGTACAAGTAGGACAAACAATTGGTGTACGTGAAAAGTCTCGTAACCTAGATATCGTTAAAGAAGCTATTGAAGTGAACAACTTTGTTCCTGACTTCTTAACTTTCGATGCTGATAAACTAGAAGGTACTTTCACTCGTTTACCAGAACGTTCTGAATTACCAGCTGAAATCAACGAAGCTCTAATCGTTGAATTCTACTCTCGTTAA
- a CDS encoding GGDEF domain-containing protein, translated as MNTQGQDIYIHHYYKALFQFTKTLHHCTNEEDVYLALLNTVNTFSLDAIHIEVWTSEESATSHPLIKEFNFQHAPDSISEVFSSGELTSNVKNELIEMDVPIIGEQGIYGVLQVQGITLDKQEEMKELFQILGEEAGKAIEKIKLYIQSKRRIKDLQMLNDFTLKLNTSLRFTESLTLLKNHFQSVFHMQEVGFFFKNKDHQIETSKESTSFFGTKRSKIYTDYAHQHFKYKTNSVFMGKASVKIDVEEEMPYQTVLMFPFLDDGEIIGYTLLLHQESYAFDWDVFKNMESIIFHSSLAITNAILKEELERLAMTDPLTHLYSRRYLNKKIEKSMRDDSEGTFIILDIDNFKEINDLYGHQVGDNVLVQLGQHVLQNIRKHDVGARWGGEELAVYLPKTPLQAGIMVADRLVKTVSEVTNPSITVSCGVSYWKNNDKSSSYRSLFEWADRALYKAKSLGKNKIIVYNHKES; from the coding sequence ATGAATACACAAGGACAGGATATTTATATACATCATTACTATAAAGCCTTGTTTCAATTTACAAAAACGCTACACCACTGTACAAATGAAGAGGATGTTTATTTGGCTCTTTTAAATACGGTTAATACTTTTTCTCTAGATGCCATCCATATTGAGGTTTGGACATCGGAAGAAAGTGCAACTAGTCACCCACTAATTAAAGAGTTTAACTTTCAGCATGCACCAGACTCCATTTCGGAAGTGTTTTCTTCTGGGGAGTTAACTAGCAATGTGAAGAATGAGCTTATTGAGATGGACGTACCAATTATAGGTGAGCAAGGAATATATGGCGTTCTACAAGTACAAGGAATTACTCTGGACAAACAAGAAGAGATGAAAGAGTTATTTCAAATACTTGGTGAAGAAGCAGGAAAAGCGATTGAAAAAATAAAGCTATATATTCAATCTAAACGCAGAATAAAAGATTTACAGATGTTAAATGATTTTACTTTAAAGCTTAATACAAGTTTACGTTTTACAGAGAGTCTTACCCTATTAAAAAATCATTTTCAATCTGTATTTCATATGCAGGAAGTAGGCTTCTTCTTTAAAAATAAAGACCACCAAATTGAAACTTCTAAGGAAAGCACTTCTTTTTTTGGAACTAAAAGGTCAAAGATATATACAGACTATGCACACCAACATTTTAAATATAAAACCAATTCAGTGTTTATGGGAAAAGCAAGTGTGAAAATAGATGTGGAAGAAGAAATGCCATACCAAACCGTTCTTATGTTTCCCTTTCTGGATGATGGTGAAATTATTGGGTATACGCTATTGCTCCATCAAGAATCATATGCATTTGATTGGGATGTATTTAAAAACATGGAATCGATTATTTTCCACTCTTCACTAGCTATCACAAATGCGATCCTTAAAGAGGAGTTGGAGCGGCTAGCCATGACGGATCCCCTCACTCATCTTTATTCTAGAAGATATCTAAATAAGAAGATTGAAAAATCAATGAGAGATGATAGTGAAGGTACCTTTATTATTCTAGATATTGATAATTTCAAAGAAATCAACGATCTTTATGGACACCAAGTGGGAGATAATGTATTGGTGCAGTTAGGCCAACATGTTCTACAAAACATTAGAAAACATGATGTTGGTGCCCGCTGGGGTGGAGAGGAATTGGCTGTTTATTTGCCTAAGACCCCTCTTCAAGCTGGAATTATGGTAGCAGACCGTCTTGTTAAAACTGTATCAGAAGTGACCAACCCCTCTATAACCGTTTCGTGCGGGGTTTCTTATTGGAAGAATAATGACAAAAGTTCTTCATATAGGAGCTTATTTGAATGGGCAGATCGAGCTCTCTACAAAGCTAAAAGCCTTGGGAAAAATAAAATAATTGTTTATAATCATAAAGAAAGCTGA
- a CDS encoding GAF domain-containing protein, with protein sequence MFQVENYNKSKEENYSLVIKQLAALLEDEPNRVANLSNASALLNQFLDRINWVGFYCLDSENELVLGPFQGLPACVRIPLGKGVCGTSAQTRKTIRVADVHAFPGHIACDAASRSEIVVPIIKDGELLGVLDIDSPELERFDEVDEKMLEEFVAVLTKYI encoded by the coding sequence TTGTTTCAAGTCGAAAATTATAATAAATCAAAAGAAGAAAACTACTCTTTAGTCATTAAGCAGCTCGCTGCCCTATTGGAGGATGAACCAAACCGAGTGGCTAACTTGAGTAATGCAAGTGCATTATTGAATCAATTTTTAGATCGCATCAATTGGGTTGGTTTTTATTGTCTTGATAGTGAAAATGAACTTGTTCTCGGCCCATTTCAAGGCTTGCCTGCATGTGTCAGAATTCCATTAGGAAAAGGCGTTTGTGGTACATCTGCACAAACTAGAAAGACAATTCGTGTTGCCGACGTACATGCATTTCCTGGCCATATCGCTTGTGATGCAGCCTCCAGATCAGAAATCGTTGTTCCAATTATAAAAGATGGAGAACTGTTAGGCGTACTGGATATTGATAGCCCTGAACTTGAGCGTTTTGATGAAGTAGATGAAAAAATGTTAGAAGAGTTTGTGGCAGTATTAACTAAATATATATAA
- the refZ gene encoding forespore capture DNA-binding protein RefZ yields MTEPKKKKNEIFNSALYMFHTKGYTGTSLRDIASKANVNVAHIAYYFENKQGLLEHSFSVFFEEYLAEMEKAISELERNDPRGVMRDLVDRLMKFQCQNITLTRFVWRELSIDSQVVREIISTYLMKERYFFKSLLEAGFREKAYEKRPVSYTIIQLKGMLMMPFLHAQSLSEVWQVYPHEPYFLNKYSKEIMSWLEHYLFVAEETQLRAIQ; encoded by the coding sequence TTGACTGAGCCTAAGAAGAAGAAAAATGAGATTTTCAATTCTGCCTTATACATGTTTCATACAAAAGGATATACTGGCACTTCCCTACGTGATATTGCATCAAAAGCAAATGTAAATGTTGCTCATATAGCTTATTATTTTGAAAACAAACAAGGCCTACTAGAACATTCATTTTCCGTTTTCTTTGAAGAGTATCTTGCCGAAATGGAGAAAGCCATTAGTGAGCTAGAACGAAATGATCCTAGAGGTGTAATGAGAGATCTAGTGGACCGGTTAATGAAATTTCAATGTCAAAACATAACTCTTACTAGATTTGTATGGAGAGAACTTTCAATTGATTCTCAAGTCGTACGTGAAATTATTTCTACATATTTAATGAAGGAAAGATATTTTTTCAAATCCCTTCTTGAAGCAGGATTCAGGGAGAAGGCTTATGAAAAACGTCCTGTAAGCTATACCATCATTCAACTTAAGGGAATGCTGATGATGCCCTTTTTACATGCGCAGAGCTTAAGCGAAGTATGGCAAGTTTATCCACATGAACCATATTTTTTAAACAAGTATAGTAAAGAAATTATGAGTTGGTTAGAGCACTACCTATTTGTCGCTGAGGAGACTCAGTTAAGAGCTATTCAGTAA
- the hisJ gene encoding histidinol-phosphatase HisJ, with translation MKKRDAHVHTKYCPHGTKDTFDEYVEKAIEQGLSSISFTEHAPLPSNFIDPTPEKDSGMRTNDLERYILDIQAIQKQYKNDIDIKCGLEVDYIEGYEKETQALLDHVGPYLDDSILSVHFLNCEGKWICLDYSPDSFKEASNILGGVNQVYDLYFQQVLKSVETDLGYFKPKRIGHMTLVTKFQKRFKPTKGFSSIKDTILENIADKGYALDWNSAGLRKPLCREMYPDLETIQKAKHLGIELVFGSDAHQAKEIGLGYETLTQILETLTE, from the coding sequence ATGAAAAAAAGAGACGCTCATGTTCACACAAAATACTGTCCACACGGCACGAAAGACACATTTGATGAATATGTAGAGAAGGCTATAGAACAAGGGTTATCATCCATCTCCTTCACCGAGCATGCCCCATTACCATCAAACTTCATTGATCCCACACCAGAAAAAGACAGTGGAATGCGGACCAATGATTTAGAACGCTATATCTTGGATATTCAGGCGATACAAAAACAGTATAAAAATGACATTGACATAAAATGTGGATTAGAAGTGGATTACATAGAAGGGTATGAGAAAGAGACACAAGCCCTATTAGACCACGTGGGTCCTTACTTAGATGATAGTATATTATCTGTACATTTTTTAAATTGTGAGGGAAAGTGGATTTGTTTAGATTATAGCCCTGATTCATTCAAAGAGGCTTCAAACATTTTAGGTGGCGTTAATCAGGTATATGACCTATACTTTCAGCAAGTTTTAAAGTCTGTTGAGACGGATTTAGGTTACTTTAAACCAAAAAGAATTGGACATATGACACTGGTAACTAAATTTCAAAAAAGGTTCAAACCTACGAAGGGTTTCTCCTCAATAAAGGATACAATTTTGGAAAATATAGCTGACAAAGGTTACGCTTTAGACTGGAATTCAGCAGGATTAAGAAAACCTCTCTGCCGAGAAATGTACCCGGATCTTGAAACCATTCAAAAAGCTAAACATTTAGGAATTGAGTTAGTATTTGGATCTGATGCCCATCAAGCAAAAGAAATAGGGCTAGGATATGAAACCCTAACCCAAATATTAGAGACCCTTACTGAATAG